The Heliorestis convoluta genome includes the window TTCAAAATCAAAGGCGTCAACATCTTTCCAGGTCAGATCGATCAGGTTCTTTCTCAAACGAAAGGTGCTTTAAGTGAATATCAGATCATCTTAGAGCGCCGGGAATATAAGGATCATATGTGTCTGAAAGTGGAGATTGAAGAAGGCTATTCATCAGATGAAGTTGCTGCTTCTTGTCGTAGTCAAATCAAGTCTTCTATCGGTATTCTGGCTGAAGTGACGTGCTTGCCCCAAGGTAGCTTGCCTCGGAGCGAGAAAAAAACGAAGCGACTTTTCGATTATCGGTAGCACGCCTTGACCTATTGCTGAGCTGAGATGAGAGATTGATCTTATATTTTCAAAAAGGAGGAAAAATTTTGAAAAGAAAAAAAGTACTGTTATCTTTATTCGTTACTCTATTGCTCCTTAGTTTTATAACGTCTGGCTGTGGAGACAACCAACAGGCAGGAACAGATGCAGATAATCCGATTGTATTAAAGTATGCATTCTTTGCTCCGGCCAATACATTCCCAGCCCAGCAAATGGAGAAGTGGAAAGAGGAAGTAGAAAATCGTACTAACAACAGAGTTAAGGTAGAACTATTCCCAGGTGGTACAATCCTTACGGACAAAAATATGTATGACGGTGTGAAAAACGGGGTTGTAGAAATGGGTTTGTCAAGTACAACCTATGAACCAGGAAGATTCCCACTCCTAGGTATATCTGATCTCCCTTCAGGCTATCCCAATGCGACTGTAGCCAGCAAGGTTGTTTATGACTTGATTCAAGAGTATCCACCGGAAGCATTTCAAGATTTCAAAATTATTACAGCTTTTGCTACTGAACCAAATTACTTGATGACGAATTTTCCAGTATCGACACTACAGGGTTTACAAGGTAAAAGAATAAGAATATCTAGTTCTGTAACACCTGTCTTAACACAACTTGGCGCCAGTCCGATTAGCATGTCTATGGCCGAAGTGCCTCAATCTTTACAAACCGGTATTGTAGAAGGCATTGTTACTTCACGAGAAGTGCTCAAAGATTTAAAACTGGTAGAAAATCTTAGCTATGGAGTCGATTATCCTTTAAGCATTGTAACCTTTGTAGCAGTTATGAACAAGAATGTCTGGGATTCTCTTCCTTCTGATATACAGCAAGTCATCGACGAATTAGGCCAGGAAATGGCCATTTGGACGGGAGAATACAAGGATAGTCACGTTGCGGAGTCGTTAGACTGGAGCAAAAATAACCATGCTTTTGAGTTAATTCGTCTTTCTCAAGATGAAATAGAAGCTTGGAATCAAGTGCTACAGCCCTTACAAGATGAATATGTGGCTGATCTACAGTCAAAAGGGTTGCCTGC containing:
- a CDS encoding TRAP transporter substrate-binding protein, translated to MKRKKVLLSLFVTLLLLSFITSGCGDNQQAGTDADNPIVLKYAFFAPANTFPAQQMEKWKEEVENRTNNRVKVELFPGGTILTDKNMYDGVKNGVVEMGLSSTTYEPGRFPLLGISDLPSGYPNATVASKVVYDLIQEYPPEAFQDFKIITAFATEPNYLMTNFPVSTLQGLQGKRIRISSSVTPVLTQLGASPISMSMAEVPQSLQTGIVEGIVTSREVLKDLKLVENLSYGVDYPLSIVTFVAVMNKNVWDSLPSDIQQVIDELGQEMAIWTGEYKDSHVAESLDWSKNNHAFELIRLSQDEIEAWNQVLQPLQDEYVADLQSKGLPAEAYQERLYELISQYSQ